In Devosia sp. XK-2, one DNA window encodes the following:
- a CDS encoding MarR family transcriptional regulator: protein MPADQKNVNKADINSLADQAHLPLDIMGLFFFAYRDFTGDADALLERQGFGRAHHRVLYFVNLRPGMPVADLLDILKITKQSLARVLRQLIDNGYVEQRTGHADRRQRLLFATDKGRSFFGQLSESQASRIDASIDALPPEAANMVRRFLIGMVDPADRSVLDRLNLTSKL from the coding sequence ATGCCAGCGGATCAAAAAAATGTCAACAAGGCTGACATAAATTCTCTGGCCGATCAGGCGCACCTGCCGCTCGACATTATGGGCCTGTTCTTCTTTGCCTATCGCGACTTCACCGGCGACGCCGATGCGCTGCTCGAGCGTCAGGGCTTTGGCCGGGCCCATCACCGCGTGCTCTATTTCGTCAATCTGCGGCCCGGCATGCCGGTCGCCGACCTACTCGACATTCTCAAGATCACCAAGCAGAGCCTGGCCCGGGTGCTGCGCCAATTGATCGACAATGGCTATGTCGAGCAGCGCACCGGCCATGCCGACCGGCGCCAGCGCCTGCTCTTTGCCACCGACAAGGGCCGATCCTTTTTCGGCCAGCTCTCGGAATCCCAGGCCAGCCGCATCGATGCCTCGATCGATGCTCTGCCGCCAGAGGCCGCCAATATGGTCCGCCGCTTCCTCATCGGCATGGTCGACCCAGCCGACCGCTCCGTGCTCGACCGGCTGAACCTGACCAGCAAACTTTGA
- a CDS encoding ribose-phosphate pyrophosphokinase, whose translation MKLVTGNSNRPLAQAVASYLELPLTDCTVKRFADKEVYVEVHENVRGEDVFILQSTSYPANDNLMELLIIADALRRSSARRITAVLPYFGYARQDRKSAPRTPISAKLVSNLITQAGANRVLTLDLHAAQIQGFFDIPTDNLTAAPVMVRDIKDNYDVKNVMIVSPDVGGVVRARNVASRIGASMAIVDKRRPRAGVSEVMNIIGDVEGQTCIMIDDIVDSGGTLVNAAEALLKAGAKAVSAYITHGVLSEGAAERIAASKLKELVVTDSILETDATKAAANIRRMSIDALIGEAIARTASEQSVSSLFD comes from the coding sequence ATGAAGCTGGTGACCGGCAATTCCAATCGCCCCCTCGCCCAGGCCGTCGCCAGTTATCTCGAGCTTCCCCTGACCGACTGCACGGTCAAGCGCTTCGCCGACAAGGAAGTTTATGTCGAGGTGCACGAAAACGTCCGCGGCGAGGATGTCTTTATCCTCCAGTCCACCAGCTATCCGGCCAATGACAATCTGATGGAGCTGCTCATCATCGCCGATGCGCTGCGCCGCTCCTCGGCCCGCCGCATCACCGCCGTACTCCCCTATTTCGGCTATGCCCGCCAGGACAGAAAATCGGCCCCCCGCACCCCGATTTCAGCCAAACTGGTCTCCAACCTCATCACCCAGGCCGGCGCCAATCGCGTGCTGACCCTCGACCTGCACGCCGCCCAGATCCAGGGCTTTTTCGATATCCCCACCGATAACCTCACTGCGGCCCCTGTCATGGTGCGCGACATCAAGGACAATTACGACGTCAAGAACGTCATGATCGTCTCCCCCGATGTCGGCGGCGTGGTGCGCGCCCGCAATGTCGCCAGCCGCATCGGCGCCAGCATGGCAATTGTCGACAAGCGCCGCCCCCGTGCCGGCGTATCAGAAGTCATGAACATCATCGGCGATGTCGAGGGCCAGACCTGCATCATGATCGACGACATTGTCGACAGTGGCGGCACCCTGGTCAATGCGGCGGAGGCCCTGCTCAAGGCCGGCGCCAAGGCGGTTTCGGCCTATATCACTCATGGCGTTTTGTCCGAAGGCGCTGCCGAGCGCATCGCCGCCAGCAAGCTCAAGGAACTGGTGGTGACCGATTCCATCCTTGAAACCGACGCCACCAAGGCCGCCGCGAATATCCGTCGCATGTCCATCGATGCGCTGATCGGCGAGGCCATCGCCCGCACCGCCAGCGAACAGAGCGTTTCCAGCCTTTTCGACTGA
- a CDS encoding AraC family transcriptional regulator, which produces MIDPLAEIVTMLQPRLPFSKAASGSGSWRVDGDGDGRPVFAVMLEGAARLAVNDQPEIELREGDFILIPAADRFVMSNNGNRAPPATDPLRVTMLADETRHGDPEGAPNMRILIGRLAFASPDSTLVFALLPCLLHIRGQSRLTALVQMIRNEAQNQRPARDIILERLLQVLLIEALRSDAAALETPGLLRGLADRQLAGAIRLMHEDPARSWTVEELAKVATLSRSVFFDRFQKQTGMAPMEYLQSWRMALAKDMLRRRDGGIKTIAQRVGYGSASAFSVAFSRFVGMAPSQYTASGEAELKTAGEPQP; this is translated from the coding sequence ATGATCGATCCTTTGGCCGAAATTGTCACCATGCTGCAGCCGCGCCTGCCTTTCTCCAAGGCGGCGAGCGGCTCGGGGTCCTGGCGTGTCGACGGGGATGGGGATGGCAGACCCGTCTTCGCAGTCATGTTGGAGGGAGCGGCGCGCCTCGCCGTCAATGATCAACCCGAGATTGAACTCCGGGAAGGCGACTTTATCCTGATCCCGGCCGCCGATCGCTTCGTCATGTCCAACAATGGCAATCGCGCGCCACCCGCAACAGATCCACTCCGCGTGACCATGTTGGCCGATGAAACCCGGCACGGCGATCCGGAAGGGGCGCCCAATATGCGGATATTGATCGGTCGCCTGGCCTTCGCATCTCCAGACTCGACACTGGTCTTCGCCTTGCTCCCCTGTCTGCTGCATATCAGGGGTCAGAGCCGGTTGACAGCGCTGGTCCAGATGATCCGGAACGAAGCGCAAAACCAGCGCCCGGCCAGGGACATCATTCTTGAACGGCTTCTGCAGGTCTTGCTCATCGAGGCTCTGCGCTCCGATGCGGCCGCCCTTGAGACGCCGGGCCTGCTGCGCGGTCTTGCCGACCGGCAACTCGCCGGCGCGATCCGCCTGATGCACGAAGATCCCGCCAGGTCCTGGACGGTGGAAGAATTGGCCAAGGTCGCGACACTGTCGCGGTCTGTGTTTTTCGACAGGTTTCAGAAGCAGACCGGTATGGCGCCGATGGAATACCTGCAATCCTGGCGCATGGCACTGGCCAAGGACATGCTGCGCCGCCGGGACGGTGGCATCAAGACGATAGCCCAGCGCGTTGGCTATGGTTCGGCCAGCGCCTTCAGTGTGGCTTTTTCTCGATTTGTCGGCATGGCGCCAAGCCAATACACCGCCTCGGGGGAGGCCGAGCTAAAAACAGCCGGCGAACCACAGCCCTGA
- a CDS encoding 50S ribosomal protein L25/general stress protein Ctc, with protein MAANKVLKAQAREGVGKGAARELRRQGRVPAVIYGDKKPPVTVSVEYKDALKFIYAGGFKSHVLDLDVDGTVHQVIPRDYQLDVVMDQPVHIDFLRVSGNATLHVEVHVEFINEEKSPGLKRGGTLNVVRHTVELIAPANAIPEQITVDLSGYEIGDSIHISAVTLPQGVKPAITDRDFTIATLVAPSGLKSADAAGETEEAASEE; from the coding sequence ATGGCTGCCAATAAAGTGCTCAAGGCACAGGCGCGTGAGGGAGTGGGCAAGGGGGCCGCTCGTGAGCTGCGTCGTCAGGGACGTGTTCCCGCTGTTATCTATGGTGACAAGAAGCCCCCCGTCACCGTTTCCGTCGAATATAAAGACGCTCTGAAGTTCATCTATGCCGGCGGCTTCAAGTCGCATGTGCTCGACCTCGATGTCGACGGCACCGTGCATCAGGTGATCCCGCGCGACTACCAGCTCGACGTCGTCATGGACCAGCCGGTTCATATCGACTTCCTGCGCGTTTCGGGCAATGCCACCCTGCATGTTGAAGTGCACGTGGAATTCATCAACGAAGAGAAGAGCCCCGGCCTCAAGCGCGGCGGCACGCTCAACGTTGTGCGTCACACTGTCGAACTGATCGCCCCCGCCAATGCGATCCCCGAGCAGATCACCGTTGACCTGTCCGGCTATGAGATCGGCGACTCGATCCATATTTCGGCCGTCACCCTGCCCCAGGGCGTGAAGCCCGCGATCACCGATCGCGACTTCACCATCGCCACCCTTGTGGCGCCGTCGGGCCTGAAGTCCGCCGACGCTGCCGGCGAAACCGAAGAAGCTGCCAGCGAGGAATAA
- the lgt gene encoding prolipoprotein diacylglyceryl transferase, giving the protein MPFPNIDPVAIAIGPIAIRWYALAYLFGVILGAGYGYLLLRNQRLWHRGASPFPARDIWDFAFWAMLAIVIGGRVGYVLFYNLPYYLENPTQIINTLDGGMSYHGGMLGLMLAAILFTRSKGGNWLSSLDLIAAVATIGIFLGRIANFINAELYGAPTDLPWGVVFPTDPLQVARHPSQLYEAALEGLLLFLIIRVATHVFYALRKPGLVAGIFAIGYALSRMAVELVRLPDIQLGYLYGGWLTMGQVLSLPILLGGLILVLYAATRRENPLRP; this is encoded by the coding sequence TTGCCCTTCCCCAATATCGACCCCGTCGCCATCGCCATCGGCCCCATCGCCATTCGCTGGTATGCCCTGGCCTATCTCTTCGGGGTCATTCTGGGCGCAGGCTATGGCTATCTCCTGCTCAGGAACCAGCGCCTCTGGCATCGCGGCGCCTCGCCCTTCCCGGCCAGGGACATTTGGGACTTTGCCTTCTGGGCCATGCTGGCCATCGTTATCGGCGGGCGCGTGGGTTATGTGCTGTTCTACAACCTGCCCTACTACCTCGAAAATCCCACCCAGATCATCAACACGCTCGATGGCGGCATGTCCTATCATGGCGGCATGCTTGGCCTGATGCTGGCAGCCATCCTCTTCACCCGCTCCAAAGGCGGCAATTGGCTTTCCAGCCTCGACCTCATCGCCGCCGTCGCCACCATCGGCATTTTCCTCGGCCGCATCGCCAATTTCATCAATGCCGAGCTCTATGGTGCACCGACAGATCTGCCCTGGGGCGTGGTCTTCCCGACCGATCCGCTGCAGGTCGCCCGCCACCCCAGCCAGCTCTATGAAGCCGCGCTTGAAGGGCTCCTGCTTTTCCTCATCATCCGCGTCGCCACCCATGTGTTCTACGCGTTGCGCAAGCCCGGTCTCGTCGCCGGCATCTTCGCCATTGGCTATGCGCTCTCGCGCATGGCCGTCGAACTCGTCCGCCTGCCCGATATCCAGCTTGGCTATCTCTATGGCGGTTGGCTCACTATGGGCCAGGTGTTGAGCCTGCCCATCCTGCTCGGCGGCCTCATCCTTGTCCTCTATGCGGCCACCCGCCGCGAAAATCCGTTACGCCCATGA
- the pgeF gene encoding peptidoglycan editing factor PgeF, producing the protein MSAPHEKAAGLTAIPGLRHGFFGRAGGVSTGDYAGLNVSLAQGDEPARVEANRQIVAGAIGLGPLAILKQTHSTRVETMSGPISPGAIDADAMVTARPGLALGILTADCTPILFADPEAGVIGAAHAGWRGAVEGIALNTIAAMVALGADPARIHAAIGPTIAGRNYEVGDQFRADFLELNPDGARFFTTPEGGKPHFDLPGFVEAQLRAAGLAAVENLSLCTYADPERYFSHRYATHQGTRTGRQIAVIGLT; encoded by the coding sequence ATGAGCGCGCCACACGAAAAGGCTGCAGGCCTGACCGCCATTCCGGGCCTTCGCCACGGCTTTTTCGGTCGCGCGGGTGGTGTCTCGACGGGAGATTATGCCGGTCTCAACGTCTCCCTTGCCCAAGGAGACGAGCCAGCCCGGGTTGAGGCCAATCGGCAGATCGTTGCGGGCGCGATCGGCCTTGGCCCGCTTGCCATCCTGAAGCAGACCCATTCGACCCGCGTCGAAACCATGTCCGGGCCCATCTCCCCCGGCGCCATCGATGCCGACGCCATGGTCACCGCCAGGCCCGGCCTGGCGCTCGGTATTCTCACCGCCGATTGCACGCCCATCCTCTTTGCTGACCCCGAGGCGGGTGTCATCGGCGCCGCTCATGCCGGCTGGCGCGGTGCTGTCGAGGGTATTGCCCTCAACACCATCGCCGCCATGGTGGCGCTGGGCGCCGACCCGGCCCGCATCCACGCCGCCATCGGCCCTACTATTGCCGGGCGCAATTATGAAGTGGGCGACCAGTTCCGCGCCGATTTTCTTGAGCTCAACCCCGATGGCGCGCGCTTCTTTACGACGCCCGAAGGCGGCAAGCCGCATTTCGACCTGCCTGGTTTCGTCGAAGCGCAATTGCGCGCCGCCGGCCTGGCGGCAGTCGAAAATCTGAGCCTTTGCACCTATGCCGATCCCGAACGCTATTTTTCGCACCGCTACGCCACCCATCAGGGCACTAGAACCGGTCGCCAGATCGCTGTCATCGGGCTGACATGA
- a CDS encoding SDR family oxidoreductase, with protein MKTILITGCSSGFGLDIAKTFAERDWKVVATMRSPREDVLPASENITVLPLDVTDDASVKNALDAAGPIDVLVNNAGIGWLNALEGTAIDTARDVFETNTLGTMRVIQAVLPQFRARRSGLIINVTSSVTMRPLPLLSVYTASKAAVNAFTESLALELAPFGITVKIVLPGSAPGTSFGQTALARLRGEGGFPEAYDVFAQQVVAGLRDPNAPKTLSVDVAEVVWRAATDSSAPMRLPAGADAVAWAS; from the coding sequence ATGAAGACCATTCTGATCACCGGCTGCTCCTCTGGATTTGGCCTGGATATAGCCAAGACTTTTGCCGAGCGCGACTGGAAGGTCGTTGCCACCATGCGGTCCCCGCGTGAGGATGTGTTGCCAGCGTCAGAGAATATCACCGTGCTGCCACTCGATGTTACCGATGACGCGAGCGTAAAGAATGCCCTGGATGCTGCAGGCCCCATCGACGTGCTGGTGAACAATGCTGGCATCGGTTGGCTCAATGCCCTGGAAGGCACCGCGATCGATACGGCGCGAGACGTGTTCGAAACCAATACGCTTGGCACGATGCGGGTCATACAGGCGGTGTTGCCGCAGTTTCGGGCGCGCCGGAGTGGTCTTATCATCAATGTGACCTCGAGCGTGACGATGCGGCCGCTGCCTTTGCTCTCAGTGTACACAGCCAGTAAGGCTGCGGTGAATGCCTTTACCGAATCTCTTGCGCTGGAACTCGCGCCGTTTGGGATCACCGTGAAAATCGTGCTGCCGGGCTCTGCTCCCGGCACCAGCTTTGGTCAAACGGCACTCGCGCGACTTCGGGGCGAAGGAGGGTTTCCAGAGGCCTATGACGTGTTCGCACAACAGGTCGTCGCTGGCTTGCGAGATCCCAATGCACCCAAGACGTTATCGGTCGATGTCGCAGAGGTCGTCTGGCGCGCAGCGACGGATTCGTCGGCACCCATGCGCCTGCCTGCCGGGGCCGATGCGGTGGCTTGGGCCAGCTAA
- the proC gene encoding pyrroline-5-carboxylate reductase, translated as MQANLRTLGPVMLVGAGKMGMALARGWLDAGLPGSNLVLVDPAPSDAAKELAADYGLAIYPEAVGLEPNVLVLAVKPQIIGDVMEGLKQAVGPQTLALSIAAGISIATLSAGLETGRVVRTMPNTPAQIGKGVTGAVAGPDVSEKDRAVTDALLSAAGQVAWFDAESDLDAVTAVSGSGPAYVFNLVEAMAAAGVKQGLPEAVAMQLARQTVIGAAALMEADPAPVGVLRQNVTSPNGTTAAALNVLMGDDGLTPLIERAVAAAHKRSEELGRG; from the coding sequence ATGCAGGCAAATCTGAGGACTTTGGGTCCCGTCATGCTGGTTGGCGCCGGCAAGATGGGTATGGCGCTGGCACGCGGCTGGCTCGATGCCGGGCTGCCGGGGAGCAATCTGGTGCTGGTCGATCCGGCGCCGAGCGACGCAGCAAAAGAGCTGGCGGCGGATTATGGCCTTGCAATCTATCCCGAGGCTGTGGGGCTGGAGCCCAATGTGTTGGTGCTGGCGGTCAAGCCGCAGATTATTGGCGATGTGATGGAAGGGCTGAAACAGGCGGTCGGGCCGCAGACGCTGGCGCTGTCCATCGCGGCAGGGATTTCGATTGCGACACTATCGGCGGGGCTGGAAACGGGGCGGGTGGTGCGCACCATGCCCAATACGCCGGCGCAGATCGGCAAGGGGGTTACCGGCGCGGTGGCCGGGCCCGATGTGAGCGAGAAAGATCGCGCGGTGACCGATGCGCTGCTGTCGGCGGCCGGACAGGTGGCCTGGTTCGATGCCGAAAGTGACCTCGATGCGGTGACGGCGGTGTCGGGGTCCGGCCCGGCCTATGTGTTCAACCTGGTGGAGGCGATGGCGGCGGCCGGGGTCAAGCAGGGATTGCCCGAGGCCGTGGCCATGCAATTGGCGCGGCAGACGGTGATCGGTGCGGCGGCGCTGATGGAGGCCGATCCGGCGCCAGTGGGTGTGCTCCGGCAGAATGTCACCTCGCCCAATGGCACGACGGCGGCGGCGCTGAATGTGCTGATGGGTGACGACGGGCTGACGCCGCTGATCGAGCGGGCCGTTGCGGCGGCGCATAAGCGCAGCGAAGAACTGGGGCGCGGTTAG
- a CDS encoding branched-chain amino acid aminotransferase: MAGLPMDQRDGWIWFDGEFKPWKEAKVHVLTHGLHYASSVFEGERAYGGEIFKSREHTDRLIRSASLLDMKPFPYSADEIDAAKALVLEKNNLVDAYVRPVAWRGSEELSVPARNNTIHVAIAAWVWPSYFSVEEKLKGIRLEWSKWKRPSPETIPSSAKAAGLYMICTLSKDAAMANGYADALMLDYRGYVAEATGANVFFVKGKDITTPTPDCFLNGITRQTVIALAKENGFTVTERHIKPEELSQFDECFLTGTAAEVTPVSLIGDYAFTPAEGCRTLIDAYAAAVQPKKAAAE; encoded by the coding sequence ATGGCAGGCCTGCCTATGGACCAGCGCGATGGCTGGATCTGGTTTGATGGTGAATTCAAACCCTGGAAAGAGGCGAAGGTGCATGTGCTGACGCACGGCCTGCACTATGCCAGCTCGGTATTCGAGGGCGAGCGGGCTTATGGCGGGGAGATTTTCAAGTCGCGTGAGCATACGGATCGCCTGATCCGCTCGGCCAGCCTGCTCGACATGAAGCCCTTCCCCTATTCGGCTGACGAAATCGACGCGGCCAAGGCGCTGGTGCTGGAAAAGAACAATTTGGTCGATGCCTATGTGCGCCCCGTGGCCTGGCGCGGCTCGGAAGAATTGTCGGTTCCCGCCCGCAACAATACCATTCACGTGGCAATCGCCGCCTGGGTGTGGCCGAGCTATTTCTCGGTGGAAGAAAAGCTCAAGGGCATTCGCCTGGAATGGAGCAAGTGGAAGCGCCCAAGCCCGGAGACGATCCCGTCTTCGGCCAAGGCTGCGGGTCTTTACATGATCTGCACACTCTCCAAGGACGCGGCCATGGCCAATGGCTATGCCGATGCGCTGATGCTGGACTATCGCGGTTATGTGGCCGAGGCCACCGGCGCCAATGTGTTCTTCGTCAAGGGCAAGGACATCACCACGCCCACGCCGGATTGCTTCCTGAACGGCATTACCCGGCAGACCGTGATCGCGCTGGCCAAGGAGAACGGCTTCACCGTGACCGAGCGGCATATCAAGCCCGAAGAACTGAGCCAGTTCGACGAATGCTTCCTGACCGGGACTGCGGCGGAAGTGACGCCGGTGTCGCTGATCGGTGACTATGCCTTTACCCCGGCCGAAGGCTGCCGGACGCTGATCGATGCCTATGCGGCTGCGGTGCAGCCGAAAAAGGCGGCGGCTGAGTAG
- a CDS encoding accessory factor UbiK family protein, with protein sequence MNQNNKIFDGLGRVMNEAAGVADGVRREVETVVKSQAQRIVNDMDLVKREDFDALRELVQVQGEEIEALRKEIAALRGDKAAS encoded by the coding sequence ATGAACCAGAACAACAAGATTTTTGACGGGTTGGGCCGGGTGATGAATGAAGCGGCTGGGGTGGCCGACGGGGTGCGGCGGGAGGTCGAGACCGTCGTCAAATCGCAGGCGCAGCGGATCGTCAACGACATGGACCTGGTCAAGCGCGAGGATTTCGACGCGCTGCGCGAGCTGGTGCAGGTGCAGGGCGAGGAAATCGAGGCGCTGCGCAAGGAGATTGCGGCGCTGCGCGGCGACAAGGCTGCCTCCTAG
- a CDS encoding SAM-dependent methyltransferase, whose amino-acid sequence MTQNTTGKTLDSLNLEQQIDLQISTSGPISVATYMGLCLTHPSKGYYRAAEPLGAKGDFVTAPEISQMFGELIGFWLVNLWQQMDEPKSFTLLELGPGRGTLMADILRVACRAPGFRDALKLRLFETSPVLMAEQKAKLDVYDPKWLQNFESFDEGPLLIVANEFFDALPIRQFVCKPDGWHERQIGLKDGKRAFGLSPTPIPPASMPDAVAGAEMDSMLEVCFGGAEVMRQLAQAIARQGGALLAVDYGYGTTQTGDTLQGVRRHAFADVLDTPGETDISAHVDFGALGNVARAAGLATQPLATQGEFLTRLGIGERAAALSGANPGSANDIRTAHDRLVNADQMGTLFKVFCAHSPGLMPPGFAA is encoded by the coding sequence ATGACCCAGAACACCACCGGAAAGACGCTCGACAGCCTGAACCTGGAACAGCAGATCGATCTGCAGATTTCGACGTCCGGCCCCATCTCGGTCGCCACCTATATGGGCCTGTGCCTCACCCATCCTTCCAAGGGCTATTACCGCGCCGCCGAACCGCTCGGCGCCAAGGGCGATTTCGTCACTGCGCCGGAAATCAGCCAGATGTTCGGCGAGCTGATCGGCTTCTGGCTGGTCAATCTCTGGCAACAGATGGATGAGCCCAAAAGCTTCACCCTGCTCGAACTCGGCCCCGGCCGCGGCACTTTGATGGCCGATATCCTGCGTGTCGCCTGCCGCGCCCCGGGCTTCCGCGATGCCCTGAAGCTCCGCCTGTTCGAAACCAGCCCTGTGCTGATGGCCGAGCAAAAGGCCAAGCTGGATGTTTACGATCCAAAATGGCTGCAGAATTTCGAAAGCTTCGACGAGGGCCCTCTGCTCATCGTCGCCAATGAATTCTTCGACGCCCTGCCCATCCGCCAATTCGTCTGCAAGCCCGATGGCTGGCATGAGCGCCAGATCGGCCTCAAGGATGGCAAACGTGCCTTCGGCCTCTCGCCCACCCCCATCCCGCCTGCCTCCATGCCCGACGCAGTCGCCGGCGCCGAAATGGATTCCATGCTCGAAGTCTGCTTCGGTGGCGCTGAGGTGATGCGCCAACTCGCCCAGGCGATTGCCAGGCAAGGCGGCGCCCTCCTCGCCGTGGACTATGGCTATGGCACAACGCAGACCGGCGACACTCTGCAAGGCGTGCGCCGCCATGCCTTTGCCGATGTCCTCGACACCCCCGGCGAAACCGATATTTCCGCCCATGTCGATTTTGGCGCCTTGGGCAATGTCGCCCGTGCTGCCGGTCTCGCCACACAGCCTTTGGCCACGCAGGGCGAATTCCTCACCCGCCTGGGCATTGGCGAGCGCGCAGCCGCGCTCTCGGGCGCTAATCCCGGTTCAGCCAATGACATCCGCACCGCCCATGACCGGCTGGTCAATGCCGACCAGATGGGCACCCTGTTCAAGGTCTTCTGCGCCCATAGCCCCGGCCTCATGCCGCCCGGTTTCGCCGCATGA
- a CDS encoding metallophosphoesterase family protein, with translation MRVAVLSDVHGNVPALDAVLEDMARQSVDAVVCLGDHVSGPIDPAGAAERIMGLNPVAIRGNHDRWVMNLLGRPEPWSVDVFARERLRPEQLDWLGGLPATAKLGDAVFMCHGTPSDDEAPWLDNFFDGRTTRLPSEAEVEREAVGLDQPVILCGHTHIARTLRLSDGRLLVNPGSVGMQLVRGSPDAHYAIVERRLGKWQTALISVPYDTEAAARMAEENGFPNWGDALRFGWVGPESLG, from the coding sequence ATGCGGGTCGCGGTCCTTTCCGATGTGCATGGCAATGTGCCAGCGCTCGATGCGGTGCTGGAGGATATGGCGCGCCAGAGCGTGGACGCGGTGGTGTGCCTGGGCGACCATGTGAGCGGGCCGATTGACCCCGCGGGCGCTGCCGAGCGGATCATGGGGCTCAATCCGGTCGCCATTCGCGGCAATCACGATCGCTGGGTGATGAACCTTCTGGGGCGGCCCGAGCCTTGGTCGGTGGATGTGTTTGCGCGCGAAAGATTGCGCCCGGAGCAGCTCGACTGGCTGGGTGGTCTGCCGGCGACGGCCAAGCTGGGCGATGCGGTTTTCATGTGCCATGGCACGCCGAGCGATGATGAGGCGCCCTGGCTCGACAATTTCTTCGACGGACGGACGACGCGGCTGCCCTCGGAGGCCGAGGTGGAGCGCGAGGCGGTGGGGCTGGACCAGCCGGTGATCCTTTGCGGACACACCCATATTGCCCGCACGCTTCGGCTCAGCGACGGGCGGCTCCTGGTCAATCCGGGTTCAGTGGGCATGCAATTGGTACGCGGCTCGCCCGATGCGCATTATGCCATTGTCGAGCGGCGGCTGGGCAAGTGGCAGACGGCGCTGATCTCGGTGCCATATGATACCGAAGCGGCGGCGCGCATGGCTGAGGAGAATGGTTTTCCCAATTGGGGTGACGCGCTGCGGTTCGGCTGGGTGGGACCGGAGAGCCTTGGGTAG
- a CDS encoding YbjN domain-containing protein: protein MSLIEYEPDRVSHPVDLVEHIASINDWTFERQDADEISISVRGGWSDYHVSFNWMEDLESLHIACAFDLKVPEGRRSEIKQLISLINEQLWIGHFDIWNKEGVVLFRNSHLLTGGADVSPQQCEALLRSATDSCDLYYQAFQFVVWAGKSAADALSHVMFETVGEA, encoded by the coding sequence ATGTCCCTGATTGAATATGAGCCCGACCGCGTCTCCCATCCGGTGGACCTTGTCGAGCACATCGCATCGATCAATGACTGGACTTTCGAGCGGCAGGATGCCGACGAAATTTCCATTTCCGTGCGCGGGGGGTGGAGCGATTATCACGTCTCGTTCAACTGGATGGAAGATCTGGAAAGCCTGCATATTGCCTGCGCTTTCGATCTCAAGGTGCCTGAGGGGCGCCGGAGCGAAATCAAGCAATTGATCAGCCTGATCAATGAGCAGCTCTGGATCGGCCATTTCGACATCTGGAACAAGGAAGGCGTGGTGCTGTTCCGCAATTCGCACCTGCTGACGGGCGGGGCGGATGTTTCGCCGCAACAATGCGAGGCGCTGTTGCGTTCTGCTACCGATAGTTGCGATCTCTACTATCAGGCGTTCCAGTTCGTCGTCTGGGCCGGAAAATCGGCCGCCGATGCGCTGAGCCATGTGATGTTCGAGACAGTAGGCGAAGCATAA